GATTGATCTGTACGTGAGCGATGTGCTCGTTAACTTCAACGACAAATGCTTGATAGTCGGGCACGGGTGACTCCTTGAATGGCGACTTTTATTGTTGGCGACGGCGCAATTATTGTTGGTGACGGCGCAATGTCAGCCGACAGACTATAACAAGGCTTAATGGCCGCTCGGAAGGCGATGGTTGCGCCATTTCCCGGACCCGCAATTGGGTCGGTCCGTGGAAAAAGCCGAGGCTGTCAGGCGAAATTATGAACCGCCGATTCGCCCAGTGGTCCAGTAACAAGTAACCGGTCTTCACCCCGCAACAAGCAGTACGCGGTCCTGCCAGCCAACCGGCGCCCTGCAGAACCGCGCGGAATTTTCTCAGGTCGCGAGAGGGCGATTCTTGATTACATCAAAAGCAGCAACCGGCATCGTGGGTCTTGACGACATTCTTTCTGGAGGTCTGTCTCGACGTCATGTGTTTCTCCTCGAAGGAGAACCCGGAACAGGTAAAACCACCGTTGCGTTGCAATTTCTTCAGGCCGGAGCGCTCGCCGGGGAAGTCTGCCTGTACATCACGCTATCGGAAACGGACCTTGAGTTGCGCGAAGGCGCGACGTCCCACGGTTGGGAGCTGGGTGAAAACATCGTCATCTTCGAGCTGACGCCACCGGAAAGCCTGCTCAATGCCGAGAATCATCAGAGTCTGCTGTATTCCTCGGACCTGGAACTGGGCGAAGCAACGCGGCAAATTTTCGAAGTGGTCGAACGCGTCAAACCAACCCGGGTGGTTATTGACAGCCTTTCCGAGATTCGCTTGCTGGCGCAAAGCTCGTTGCGCTATCGCCGGCAAATTCTTTCCATCAAACATTACTTTGCGCGCTTTGATGCAACCGTCTTGCTGCTGGATGACCTGACGACCGAAGCCCTGGACAAGACCGTGCACAGCGTTGCTCACGGTGTGATTCGCCTCGAAGAGCTCAACCCCAATTACGGTGCCGAACGTCGTCGTTTGCGCGTCGTGAAATACCGTGGCCAGAAGTACCGGGGCGGTTTCCACGATTTCACGATCATGGCCGACGGTATTCACGTGTTCCCGAGACTGGTCGCGGCTGAACATCGCAATCAATACAAGCGAGAGGTGGTTTCCAGCGGCATCGCCGAGCTGGATTCGCTATTGGGAGGCGGTATCGACAGCGGGTCCAGTACCCTGATCCTCGGCCCGGCCGGCACCGGTAAATCGCTTATCTCCATGGTTTTCGCGGCGGCTGCGGTTGCGCGCGGCGAACGTGTCGGCCTGTTCATCTTCGATGAAGAAATGGGCCTGCTGTTCAACCGCATGAACAAGCTGGGTATTGACCTGGCTGCATTGCAGGAAACCGGCAATCTGCTGATCGAGCAAGTGGACGCGGCGGAACTGTCCCCCGGCGAGTTCGCCCATCGGGTACGCAGTTGCGTGGACAGGAAGCAGATCAAGACCGTTGTCATCGACAGTATCAACGGCTATCAGGCAGCAATGCCTGAAGAGAATGCGTTGGTGCTGCACATGCATGAGCTGTTGCTCTACCTCAACCGCCAAGGTGCATCGACGTTCATGACTGTCGCGCAGCACGTCCTGGTAGGCGACATGCGCGCCCCGGTAGACATCACCTATCTGGCCGACAGCGTGATTCTGCTGCGTTACTTCGAAGCCATGGGTCAGGTTCGCCGCGCAATCTCAATCATCAAAAAACGCACCGGCACTCACGAATCGACCATCCGCGAATATCGCATCAGCAGTGCTGGTCTAAAAATCGGCGCGCCGCTTGAGGCGTTTCAAGGCGTGTTGCGCGGTGTTCCTCACTACTTTGGCGAGAACAATCCGTTGCTGCCGGATGACGAGGTGTGAGTACGCCAGGGCTGCTATCGGAACGGGCTATCATTCTCGCTCCCCGTGGACGTGACAGCCAGATCGCACTGGCGATTCTGCAGGAAGCAGGATTCCCTGCCATGGCGACGTCGAACCTGCTCGAGTTGAGCAAAGAACTCAGTTCGGGCGCGGGCATGGCGATCATTGCCGACGAGGCGCTGCGCGGTGCCGACATCAGCACGCTGCTTGAAAC
This genomic window from Pseudomonas sp. G.S.17 contains:
- a CDS encoding ATPase domain-containing protein, with the protein product MITSKAATGIVGLDDILSGGLSRRHVFLLEGEPGTGKTTVALQFLQAGALAGEVCLYITLSETDLELREGATSHGWELGENIVIFELTPPESLLNAENHQSLLYSSDLELGEATRQIFEVVERVKPTRVVIDSLSEIRLLAQSSLRYRRQILSIKHYFARFDATVLLLDDLTTEALDKTVHSVAHGVIRLEELNPNYGAERRRLRVVKYRGQKYRGGFHDFTIMADGIHVFPRLVAAEHRNQYKREVVSSGIAELDSLLGGGIDSGSSTLILGPAGTGKSLISMVFAAAAVARGERVGLFIFDEEMGLLFNRMNKLGIDLAALQETGNLLIEQVDAAELSPGEFAHRVRSCVDRKQIKTVVIDSINGYQAAMPEENALVLHMHELLLYLNRQGASTFMTVAQHVLVGDMRAPVDITYLADSVILLRYFEAMGQVRRAISIIKKRTGTHESTIREYRISSAGLKIGAPLEAFQGVLRGVPHYFGENNPLLPDDEV